A genomic region of Sarcophilus harrisii chromosome 6, mSarHar1.11, whole genome shotgun sequence contains the following coding sequences:
- the RELA gene encoding transcription factor p65, translated as MEDLLPMIFASDSPPARGPFVEIIEQPKQRGMRFRYKCEGRSAGSIPGERSTDTTKTHPTIKINGYTGPGTVRISLVTKEPPHRPHPHELVGKDCRDGFYEADLCPDHCIHSFQNLGIQCVKKRDLEQAIAHRMQTNNNPFNVPLEEQRGDYDLNAVRLCFQVTIRDAAGRPLVLPPVLSHPIYDNRAPNTAELKICRVNRNSGSCLGGDEIFLLCDKVQKEDIEVCFTGQGWEARGSFSQADVHRQVAIVFRTPPYAEPALAAPVRVHMQLRRPSDRELSEPMEFQYLPDTDDRHRIEEKRKRTLGTFKNIMKTSPFTGNSDAWAPPRRIAVPSRSSTASAAKPPGVLPGLPASVSQPYFPPSLSTINLEEFSPMVFGSGQVPAPALAPAPPTAPSLGPAPAPAAPAPALPQLPQSGEGMLSDAMLGLQFDTDGDLTELLGDPDGTYANLAAIDNSEFQQLLNQGIAGSLEGPGPSGEPMLMEYPESITRLMTGPQRPPEPGPAPSGPSGLANGLLGADEVFPSVGDMDLQAFLSQISS; from the exons ATGGAGG ACTTGTTACCCATGATCTTCGCTTCGG ATTCGCCCCCGGCCCGGGGCCCCTTCGTGGAGATCATCGAGCAGCCCAAGCAGCGGGGGATGCGCTTCCGCTACAAGTGCGAGGGCCGGTCTGCGGGCAGCATCCCCGGGGAGCGCAGCACGGACACCACCAAGACGCACCCCACCATCAAG ATCAATGGCTACACAGGACCGGGAACCGTCCGCATCTCGCTGGTGACCAAGGAGCCCCCCCACCGGCCTCACCCTCACGAGCTGGTGGGGAAGGACTGCAGGGACGGCTTCTATGAGGCCGACCTCTGCCCTGACCACTGCATCCACAG CTTCCAGAACCTGGGGATTCAGTGTGTGAAGAAGCGAGATCTGGAGCAGGCCATTGCCCACCGCATGCAGACCAACAACAACCCCTTCAATG TGCCCCTGGAAGAGCAGCGTGGAGATTATGACCTGAATGCAGTTCGGCTCTGCTTCCAAGTGACCATCCGGGACGCTGCGGGCAGGCCCCTCGTGCTGCCCCCGGTCCTCTCCCATCCCATCTATGACAACC GGGCCCCCAACACCGCGGAGCTGAAGATCTGCCGCGTGAACCGAAACTCGGGCAGCTGTCTGGGAGGGGACGAGATCTTCCTCCTCTGTGACAAGGTGCAGAAAG AGGACATCGAGGTGTGCTTCACGGGCCAGGGCTGGGAGGCGCGAGGCTCCTTCTCGCAGGCCGACGTGCACAGGCAGGTGGCCATCGTGTTCCGCACCCCGCCGTACGCAGAACCTGCCCTGGCGGCGCCCGTGCGGGTCCACATGCAGCTCCGGCGCCCGTCCGACCGGGAGCTCAGCGAGCCCATGGAGTTCCAGTATCTGCCGGACACAG ACGACCGCCACCGGATTGAGGAGAAGCGCAAGAGGACGCTGGGCACCTTTAAGAACATCATGAAGACGAGTCCTTTCACCG GCAACTCAGATGCCTGGGCACCTCCCAGGCGCATCGCGGTGCCCTCCCGCAGCAGCACGGCCTCTGCCGCGAAGCCCCCGG GTGTCCTCCCCGGCCTACCCGCCTCTGTCTCCCAGCCCTACTTCCCCCCGTCCCTCAGTACCATCAACTTGGAGGAATTTTCTCCCATGGTCTTTGGCTCGGGTCAGGTCCCGGCCCCAGCCCTGGCCCctgccccccccactgccccctCCTTGGGCCCGGCCCCAGCCCCGGCGGCCCCCGCCCCGGCCCTGCCCCAGCTCCCCCAGTCCGGGGAGGGAATGCTGTCCGATGCCATGCTGGGCCTGCAGTTTGATACCGATGGGGACCTGACCGAGCTCCTGGGAGACCCAGACGGCACCTACGCCAACCTCGCGGCCATCGACAACTCCGAGTTCCAGCAGTTGCTGAACCAGGGGATCGCGGGTTCCCTTGAAGGCCCTGGGCCCTCAGGGGAGCCCATGCTGATGGAGTACCCCGAGTCCATCACCCGCCTGATGACGGGGCCTCAGCGTCCCCCTGAGCCCGGCCCGGCCCCTTCGGGGCCCTCGGGGCTGGCCAATGGTCTGCTGGGAGCGGATGAAGTCTTCCCCTCCGTGGGGGATATGGACCTACAGGCCTTCCTGAGTCAGATCAGCTCCTAA
- the SIPA1 gene encoding signal-induced proliferation-associated protein 1 produces MWPGRPESPRRGGPPAMQSDDLFVRRLRQPARPALTPHTFEPRVSPGPGAPLLRSGSDAGEARPPPTASPRARAHSNEEGGRGATPARLFADPLALLGLPPEGEPPPEFPAVPEPRWFAHYDVQSLLFDWGAGAREPPDTPPTPGPAQASGSDLLLGAPGFLSEVGGEGELGLGGLLPPAAPPWAIPSWKPNSSNRLLAAPPSPGKRGCGGPRHPAPPLPGGPFPASPAFRALLLAKALNGEQAASRARKFHAMATRTRRDYLLELATNEVTTTSLDSASRFGLPSLGGRRRERPRGPGGELQAQGALVWGVRAAPGGEEGAPEVPCLLGVSAETLVLVAPRDGRVVFNCACRDILAWTFSEHQLDLYHGRGEVLTLRVGGAPGEAVGEIVARLQLVSRGCETRELALPRDGQGRLGFEADEGGFVSHVERFTFAETAGLRPGARLLRVCGRPLPRLGPGVAAALLRSAPKVCVTVLLPDESGRPRRSFSELYEMSLQEPGRRGLQGPGPEGEPGAGLRPATLQTLQGLSLRDGSPAPGPPPGLPEERTEFLHSQSEPSPQSSPSDGVPVLPDATPDLLLVATHKAPHPGQAGAGPPDQALPGTSIGQEALEHPAPLPRELSDSFLPRTLSLRNSISKILSEAGSEPLDEEWKSIAEIASTCNSILEALSREGQQLPEARDPREASKAESDPASGSLSEKVSHLESMLKKLQDDLQKEKADKAALQEEVRSLRHNNRRLQAESQSAAARLLRASQQLGTPGP; encoded by the exons ATGTGGCCAGGCAGACCCGAGAGCCCCCGGAGGGGCGGGCCCCCCGCCATGCAGTCCGACGACCTCTTTGTCCGCAGGCTTCGCCAGCCCGCCAGGCCGGCCCTGACCCCTCACACCTTTGAGCCCAGGGTGTCCCCTGGGCCCGGGGCTCCCCTGCTGCGGAGCGGCAGCGATGCCGGGGAGGCGCGGCCCCCACCCACGGCGAGCCCCCGCGCCCGAGCCCACAGCAACGAGGAGGGGGGCCGCGGGGCCACCCCCGCCCGGCTCTTTGCCGACCCTCTGGCCTTGCTGGGCCTGCCGCCCGAGGGAGAGCCGCCCCCCGAATTCCCGGCGGTCCCGGAGCCCCGCTGGTTCGCGCACTATGATGTCCAGAGCCTCCTCTTTGACTGGGGAGCCGGGGCCAGGGAGCCCCCCGACACCCCTCCCACCCCCGGCCCCGCTCAGGCCTCGGGCTCGGACCTGCTCCTGGGGGCTCCGGGCTTCCTGAGCGAGGTGGGGGGGGAGGGCGAGCTGGGCCTGGGCGGCTTGTTGCCCCCGGCTGCCCCCCCCTGGGCCATTCCATCCTGGAAACCCAACTCTTCAAACCG CTTGCTGGCCGCGCCTCCCTCTCCCGGCAAGCGTGGCTGTGGTGGACCCAGGCACccggccccgcccctccccgGCGGGCCTTTCCCGGCCTCCCCGGCCTTCCGGGCCCTGCTGCTGGCCAAGGCCCTCAACGGCGAGCAGGCGGCCAGCCGGGCGCGCAAGTTCCACGCCATGGCCACGCGCACGCGGCGGGACTACCTGCTGGAGCTGGCCACCAACGAGGTGACCACGACCTCGCTGGACTCGGCCTCGCGCTTCGGCCTGCCCTCCCTGGGGGGTCGCCGGCGCGAGCGGCCCCGGGGCCCGGGCGGGGAGCTGCAGGCCCAGGGCGCCCTGGTGTGGGGGGTGCGGGCCGCCCCGGGGGGCGAGGAGGGGGCGCCCGAGGTCCCCTGCCTGCTGGGCGTCTCGGCCGAGACCCTGGTGCTGGTGGCCCCCCGGGACGGCCGGGTCGTCTTCAACTGTGCCTGCCGGGACATACTGGCCTGGACCTTCTCCGAGCACCAGCTGGACCTGTACCACGGCCGGGGGGAGGTGCTGACCCTGCGGGTGGGTGGCGCCCCCGGCGAGGCCGTGGGCGAGATCGTGGCCAGGCTGCAG CTGGTGAGCCGAGGCTGTGAGACCCGTGAGCTGGCGCTGCCCCGGGACGGCCAGGGCCGCCTGGGCTTTGAGGCGGACGAGGGGGGCTTCGTGAGCCACGTGGAGCGGTTCACCTTCGCCGAGACCGCCGGGCTGAGGCCGGGGGCTCGGCTCCTGAGGGTCTGTGGCCGCCCCCTCCCCCGGCTGGGACCCGGGGTCGCCGCCGCCCTCCTGCGCTCGGCCCCCAAGGTCTGCGTCACCGTCCTGCTTCCTGACGAGAGCGGCCGGCCCCGAAG GAGTTTCTCTGAGCTCTATGAGATGTCGCTGCAGGAGCCGGGGCGGCGGGGGCTCCAGGGCCCCGGGCCCGAGGGGGAGCCGGGAGCGGGTCTGCGCCCAGCCACCCTCCAGACGCTGCAAGGGCTGAGCCTGCGGGACGGCTCCCCGGCCCCCGGCCCCCCTCCAGGCCTCCCCGAAGAGAGGACCGAGTTCCTGCACAGTCAGAGCGAGCCCTCCCCTCAAAG CTCCCCGTCCGATGGGGTCCCCGTCCTGCCAGATGCCACCCCGGACCTCCTCTTGGTCGCTACCCATAAGGCCCCACACCCTGGTCAGGCAGGGGCCGGGCCTCCGGACCAG GCTCTCCCTGGCACTTCCATTGGACAAGAGGCTCTGGAGCACCCGGCCCCGCTGCCCCGGGAGCTGAGCGATTCCTTCCTGCCTAGGACCCTCTCCCTGAGGAATTCCATCAGCAAGA TCCTGTCTGAGGCTGGAAGCGAGCCCCTGGACGAGGAGTGGAAATCCATTGCGGAGATCGCGTCCACCTGCAACAGCATCCTGGAGGCGCTCTCCCGGGAGG GGCAGCAGCTGCCGGAGGCCCGAGACCCCAGGGAAGCCTCCAAGGCCGAGTCCGA cccGGCCTCGGGAAGCCTGTCGGAGAAGGTCTCCCACCTGGAGAGCATGCTGAAGAAGCTTCAGGATGACCTGCAGAag GAGAAGGCGGACAAGGCGGCCCTGCAGGAGGAGGTTCGGAGCCTCAGACACAACAACCGCCGGCTTCAGGCAGAGTCCCAGAGCGCCGCCGCCCGCCTGCTCAGGGCCTCCCAGCAGCTGGGGACCCCGGGCCCCTGA